Proteins co-encoded in one Bremerella sp. TYQ1 genomic window:
- a CDS encoding trypsin-like peptidase domain-containing protein has translation MEDDSKRQWYVKTPQGIYGPYTSLQLKQFGEKGDVHAGYQVRKGPDGEWVAADKIRGLKTRVPVAEPVKPPVPPAPHPSRVANRARASSTSPLAWLAIVGVPVGAALLVGTIIAVTSQSNSNSEVPGVSRNTGQPVATDERSWARDRQVSSSPATVDGNNSPMSVREIVQANEQSVVLLRGAVGSGTGFIVGDQLLVTNSHVVAVAALNPATGEFKDLRAYSPAASADRRGPYRVSLLYEDPDWDLAVLRILDRVDFRPVVMAKNYQFQRGEAVTIIGNPGLFNGVETLETAVSTGILSTTHPLQGREHYQLGASVNGGNSGGPVFGEAGQVIGVVNAKSVSEDEISFCIPVREAIRATAEARSISARSQQLMWKEHESRVPKAIANLAVPSGSIVTIANPPWSFVFIASTPDDLIAASEYAYAGNTIGMQQMIASGRVMMVDSGTKVEVIDSNMFCAVKILNGLYAGRTGLVSIKCLK, from the coding sequence ATGGAAGATGATTCGAAGAGGCAATGGTATGTAAAAACCCCGCAGGGGATTTACGGGCCATATACCTCGCTGCAGCTTAAGCAGTTTGGTGAGAAGGGCGATGTGCATGCCGGTTACCAGGTACGCAAAGGCCCGGATGGCGAATGGGTTGCTGCCGATAAGATTCGGGGCTTGAAAACGCGCGTTCCAGTCGCTGAGCCTGTGAAACCTCCGGTACCACCAGCACCTCATCCGTCGAGGGTGGCAAACCGTGCCCGTGCGTCGAGTACTTCTCCGTTGGCCTGGCTGGCCATTGTGGGCGTTCCGGTAGGTGCCGCACTGCTTGTTGGGACGATCATCGCCGTCACCAGTCAGTCGAATTCCAACTCGGAGGTGCCGGGAGTTAGCCGAAATACTGGGCAGCCCGTAGCGACCGATGAGCGTTCCTGGGCTCGTGATCGACAGGTGTCTTCGTCACCAGCCACGGTTGACGGAAACAACTCACCGATGTCGGTCCGCGAAATCGTTCAGGCGAATGAGCAGTCGGTCGTGCTTTTGCGTGGCGCTGTGGGAAGTGGAACCGGCTTCATTGTCGGGGATCAACTGCTGGTAACCAACAGTCATGTGGTCGCTGTCGCGGCACTCAATCCCGCCACCGGCGAGTTTAAGGATTTGCGAGCTTATAGCCCAGCAGCAAGTGCAGACCGTCGCGGTCCTTATCGCGTATCGCTTCTGTACGAGGATCCCGACTGGGACCTTGCCGTTCTCCGGATCTTGGATCGAGTCGACTTTCGCCCAGTAGTGATGGCCAAGAATTACCAGTTTCAGCGTGGGGAAGCGGTCACCATTATCGGAAACCCGGGTTTGTTCAACGGAGTCGAAACACTCGAGACAGCAGTAAGCACGGGCATTCTCAGTACAACGCATCCGCTCCAGGGGCGTGAGCACTATCAACTGGGAGCGTCCGTGAATGGAGGCAACTCGGGCGGTCCCGTTTTTGGCGAGGCGGGACAGGTGATTGGTGTGGTGAATGCCAAGTCCGTGTCCGAAGACGAGATCTCCTTCTGCATTCCCGTGCGTGAGGCGATTAGGGCGACAGCGGAAGCTCGCAGTATATCAGCAAGATCGCAACAGCTTATGTGGAAGGAGCATGAGAGCCGTGTCCCGAAGGCCATCGCCAATCTCGCGGTCCCTTCGGGATCCATTGTGACCATTGCCAACCCTCCTTGGTCCTTTGTATTTATTGCCAGTACGCCCGACGATCTCATCGCGGCTTCCGAATACGCTTACGCAGGCAACACGATCGGCATGCAGCAGATGATCGCTTCAGGACGGGTGATGATGGTCGATTCGGGGACGAAAGTGGAGGTCATCGACTCGAATATGTTCTGCGCCGTCAAGATTTTGAATGGCCTGTATGCCGGTCGAACCGGACTGGTTTCCATTAAATGTTTGAAGTAA
- a CDS encoding DUF1257 domain-containing protein, with amino-acid sequence MSHVVTVQTEVRDLEAIRQATRRLQLPEPTFGEVQLFSERKTGWAIQLRDWRYPVVANLECGRLDYDNYAGRWGRQQELDQFIQRYAVEAAVLQARKQGYTTTEQPLTDGSIKLLIQVGGEN; translated from the coding sequence ATGTCACATGTTGTCACGGTTCAGACAGAAGTACGCGATCTAGAGGCAATTCGCCAAGCAACGCGGCGTCTGCAATTACCAGAACCCACATTCGGTGAAGTCCAACTGTTTAGCGAACGCAAAACCGGTTGGGCGATCCAACTGCGAGACTGGCGATACCCTGTCGTCGCCAATCTTGAATGTGGTCGCCTCGACTATGACAACTATGCGGGCCGCTGGGGGCGGCAGCAAGAGCTCGACCAGTTTATCCAGCGGTACGCCGTCGAGGCCGCGGTCTTGCAGGCTCGTAAACAGGGTTACACGACCACCGAGCAGCCATTAACTGATGGCAGCATCAAACTTCTCATTCAAGTTGGAGGCGAAAATTAA
- a CDS encoding DUF2997 domain-containing protein yields MKVIEIIVSPEGESKLETRGFQGAECQEASRFLELALGRKTSDTATSEFHQTSVQQQTQLEQKE; encoded by the coding sequence GTGAAAGTGATCGAAATCATTGTCTCTCCCGAAGGAGAGTCCAAGCTGGAAACCCGGGGCTTTCAAGGGGCCGAGTGCCAGGAAGCCAGCCGCTTTCTGGAACTTGCCTTGGGCAGGAAAACGTCCGACACGGCAACGTCGGAATTTCATCAAACGAGCGTCCAGCAGCAAACCCAGCTGGAGCAGAAAGAGTAG
- a CDS encoding ATP-dependent endonuclease has translation MTEFHNHKPPDNQALIDRARVLVIVEGTNDIEFLRRISLTLHVISSDLPNLAEMEQQGQLIFVPFGGNNLPSWTHRFAALGKPEFFLLDHEVSPETESRQEAAEIINRRPGCRAIVTRKRSLENYLHPDAIRDAGKIDVTFGDFDPVGTVVAKALFESGISDEPWELLSRRSKSRLTSRAKRWLNTTVASQITAEFLEQRDPDGEIASWLTTIGQLAHSV, from the coding sequence TTGACCGAGTTTCACAATCATAAACCACCCGATAACCAGGCATTGATCGATCGAGCACGCGTACTGGTGATCGTCGAAGGCACCAATGACATTGAGTTCTTGCGAAGGATCTCACTGACGCTTCATGTGATCAGTTCCGACCTGCCTAATCTGGCCGAGATGGAACAGCAAGGTCAACTCATTTTTGTTCCGTTCGGTGGCAATAACCTGCCAAGTTGGACCCACCGCTTCGCCGCTCTCGGTAAACCGGAGTTCTTCCTGTTGGACCATGAAGTCTCACCGGAGACCGAATCTCGCCAGGAAGCGGCCGAGATCATCAATCGGCGGCCTGGTTGCCGGGCTATCGTTACCCGCAAACGCAGTCTCGAAAACTACCTGCATCCGGATGCCATTCGCGATGCCGGAAAGATCGATGTGACGTTTGGCGACTTCGATCCCGTGGGAACGGTCGTCGCCAAAGCACTGTTTGAGTCGGGCATTTCCGACGAGCCATGGGAACTCCTCTCGCGGCGATCGAAAAGTCGTCTCACGAGCCGAGCGAAACGCTGGCTCAATACTACGGTTGCCAGCCAAATAACGGCAGAATTCCTTGAGCAGCGAGATCCCGATGGGGAAATCGCTTCTTGGCTCACCACCATCGGGCAATTGGCCCATTCTGTCTAA
- a CDS encoding AAA family ATPase yields MRLADEIQELVRAGFSGLWVQSCEPDDALAELAQMCQTENWRLATWDIDVGLSGQASTEGVAVTDPLSAVRSLASVPSDGHPTLLVLANFHRFLGSAEVIQALLHQVGQGKIHQRHLIILSPVVQLPVELERVITVIEHALPTRQQLEEIAASIAADAEEFPEGSQRERILDAVCGLSRYEAENAFALSLVRHGRIEPSAIWQLKSQALLKGGLLSLHRGGETFADLGGLDSLKEFCLRALRPSPSTNNSVKAKGVLLLGVPGTGKSALAKALGAEVGRPTLTLDVGTLMGGIVGETEARTRRALKVIDAMAPAVLFVDELEKSLSGSTGSGKTDSGVGSRMLGTLLTWLADHESDIFVIATSNDISKLPPELTRAERFDAIFFLDLPGRSQKHAIWQMYLRRFELDPSQVLPADESWTGAEVRACCRLAALLDVSLLEAAKNVVPVAATSAESVQRLRSWSSGRCLSAESGGIYRAENTPSSKSRRRLSPTPETN; encoded by the coding sequence ATGCGCTTAGCAGACGAAATACAGGAACTGGTACGGGCCGGCTTCAGCGGCCTCTGGGTTCAGAGTTGTGAGCCTGACGATGCCTTGGCCGAACTAGCCCAAATGTGTCAGACGGAGAACTGGCGGCTGGCAACTTGGGATATCGACGTAGGTCTCAGCGGACAGGCGTCGACCGAAGGTGTAGCGGTAACCGATCCGCTATCGGCGGTTCGGTCACTGGCCTCTGTCCCCAGTGATGGTCATCCTACGCTCCTGGTCTTGGCAAACTTTCATCGGTTTCTCGGATCGGCGGAAGTGATCCAAGCACTCCTCCACCAAGTGGGTCAAGGCAAGATTCATCAGCGGCATCTGATTATCCTGTCGCCCGTAGTTCAATTGCCGGTCGAACTGGAACGCGTCATTACCGTGATCGAGCATGCCCTACCGACTCGCCAGCAGTTGGAAGAAATCGCGGCTTCGATAGCGGCAGACGCGGAAGAATTCCCGGAAGGTTCGCAGCGGGAGCGAATTCTCGATGCGGTTTGTGGCCTGAGTCGATACGAGGCAGAAAACGCGTTCGCGTTGTCTTTAGTACGCCATGGCCGCATTGAACCATCGGCGATCTGGCAACTCAAATCTCAGGCTCTCCTGAAAGGAGGTCTGCTCTCGCTTCATCGCGGAGGCGAAACGTTTGCCGATTTGGGAGGCCTGGATTCGCTGAAGGAGTTTTGCCTCCGAGCACTTCGCCCAAGCCCATCTACGAACAACTCCGTCAAGGCAAAAGGTGTCTTACTCCTCGGTGTGCCTGGCACGGGCAAATCGGCACTGGCGAAAGCTTTGGGGGCGGAAGTCGGCAGGCCCACCTTGACGCTCGATGTCGGCACGCTCATGGGCGGCATCGTGGGTGAAACGGAGGCAAGAACACGCCGCGCGTTGAAGGTGATCGACGCGATGGCCCCCGCCGTGCTTTTTGTTGATGAACTGGAGAAGAGTCTCAGCGGATCGACCGGTTCAGGAAAAACGGATAGCGGTGTCGGCAGTCGTATGCTTGGGACCTTGTTGACATGGCTTGCGGATCATGAATCCGACATCTTCGTGATCGCAACGAGCAACGACATCTCGAAGCTTCCGCCTGAACTAACCCGCGCCGAGAGATTTGACGCGATTTTCTTTTTGGACCTGCCAGGGCGATCGCAGAAGCACGCGATCTGGCAGATGTATTTGCGGCGGTTCGAACTCGATCCTTCGCAAGTGTTACCGGCGGACGAGTCATGGACAGGGGCTGAGGTTCGCGCCTGTTGCCGCCTGGCAGCACTGCTTGATGTTTCGCTCTTAGAGGCGGCCAAAAACGTTGTTCCGGTTGCCGCGACTTCCGCCGAATCGGTCCAGCGACTACGAAGCTGGAGCAGCGGACGTTGTCTGTCGGCAGAGTCTGGCGGCATTTATCGAGCAGAAAATACGCCGTCTTCCAAGTCACGACGGCGACTGTCCCCCACCCCAGAAACCAACTAA
- a CDS encoding co-chaperone YbbN has translation MASTFVQATDETFAQEVLKHPNPVVVIMSTRWCPECQKAKPHLQELADQLKGKVRFREVDVERNTFLAEKYDISQYPTFLVMVDGQVEERIIGTDELSNLAPKLRRMISPTSSASLSR, from the coding sequence GTGGCCTCCACCTTCGTCCAAGCTACCGACGAAACGTTTGCACAAGAAGTCCTGAAGCATCCCAACCCGGTCGTCGTCATCATGAGCACCAGGTGGTGCCCCGAATGCCAAAAAGCGAAACCCCACCTCCAAGAACTTGCCGATCAACTTAAGGGCAAAGTCCGCTTTCGTGAAGTCGACGTCGAACGAAATACGTTTCTGGCCGAGAAGTACGACATCTCTCAATATCCAACGTTTCTGGTCATGGTAGACGGCCAGGTGGAGGAACGGATTATCGGCACCGACGAACTGTCAAATCTTGCACCAAAACTACGCCGAATGATTAGCCCTACATCCTCGGCATCTCTTAGTCGTTAG
- a CDS encoding RND transporter, whose protein sequence is MKWMFGFSSLAVGLLAIAALTLTGCGTSESAMGDSDEHSEVAHDDHGHEHGDEHEHGDEHGHVHGEWWCAEHGVPEEICAQCDTKLIAEFKEKGDWCEDHNRPDSQCFICSPELFERFAARYKAKNGEDPPTPEVLKKDSDS, encoded by the coding sequence ATGAAGTGGATGTTTGGTTTTTCGAGTTTGGCCGTTGGCCTTTTGGCGATCGCCGCTCTTACACTGACGGGCTGCGGCACCAGTGAATCGGCGATGGGGGATTCCGACGAGCACTCGGAAGTAGCCCACGACGACCATGGACATGAACATGGCGACGAGCATGAGCACGGTGACGAACACGGCCATGTCCATGGCGAATGGTGGTGCGCCGAACATGGCGTCCCCGAAGAAATCTGTGCTCAGTGTGATACCAAGCTGATAGCTGAGTTCAAAGAAAAAGGGGATTGGTGTGAAGATCACAATCGTCCCGATTCGCAATGCTTCATCTGTTCGCCGGAACTCTTCGAAAGGTTTGCCGCCCGGTATAAGGCCAAGAATGGAGAAGACCCACCAACGCCAGAGGTCCTCAAGAAGGACTCCGATTCCTAA
- a CDS encoding efflux RND transporter permease subunit codes for MLNTLIDFSLRHRALVIIITLVLAVGGVFALQQLDIDAFPDTTPVQVQINTTAPALSSEEVEKQITFPVEQSISGLPGLTVMRSISKFGLSQVVVTFEDGVDIYFARQLINERLSTVELPVGISRPQMGPVSTGLGEVFHYVLTYEGVDFSKVGDQERVDRLTELRTLHDWVVKPQLRSVPGVAEVNSWGGYEKQYQVRLDPDRLLKHGLTYEEVADAIRANNENVGGGTITDGSEMLLVHGIGRTVNVDQIRNIVIKAKDGVPIQISDVAEVKIGHEIRRGTVTADGQGEAVLGLGFMLMGENSHQVTWALKNKLDQVRSTLPAGVTIKTVYDRTELVDHVIHTVQKNLFEGGLLVVAVLFIFLGNLRAGFIVALAIPLSMLFAFSGMLQVGIAASLLSLGAIDFGLVVDSSVVMIENCVRHLSHDNQGRSRLEIIRDAAIEVRKPTMFGELIIMIVYLPILTLEGVEGKLFRPMAMTVIMALAGSMILSLTLMPVLASFLLPHNIKEKEPILIRWLKRLYAPVLRFTMHNKFVVIGSAVCIFVAVFGLIAPNLGSEFVPRLSEGAITLNVVRLAGTDLEESIRYNTQMEKVLLEKFPDEIAHVWSRVGTAEVATDPMGTELTDLFITLHPRKDWTQAETQEELTILVQEELRDLPGPRLAMSQPIEMRMNEMISGVRADVAAILYGDDLDLMVSKAAEIEQVLKTIDGASDVKVEQVTGQPVLEIKIKQDQVARYGVPASHVMNLVRSLGSHHVGEVYEGQLRFPLIIRLPEKARADPKAISDILVATSTGQRIPLSRLASVERVEEPNTIKREWYQRRITIESNVRGRDMGSFVAEARQAVAEQIALPPGRYRVEWGGQFENLQRAQKRLMIVVPIALLMIFALLYMTYRNWIDSLRVFTGVPFAWIGGVIALWIRDMPFSISAAVGFIALSGVAVLDDMLLVSTIRQLRRRGRSLDEAVEEAAMTRLRPILMTTLVASLGFVPMAFSTGMGAEVQRPLATVVIGGVCSAMIMSLLVLRVLYVVFNLPAEKLSSDGDGDDDHGEFESEQPTPPGSGHVPETASV; via the coding sequence ATGCTTAACACGTTAATTGATTTTTCACTCAGGCATCGAGCGTTGGTGATTATTATCACGCTCGTATTGGCTGTCGGCGGCGTCTTTGCGCTGCAGCAGCTTGATATTGATGCCTTTCCGGATACCACACCAGTCCAGGTTCAGATCAATACAACGGCACCTGCCCTCTCTTCCGAAGAAGTCGAAAAGCAGATTACTTTTCCTGTCGAACAGAGCATTAGTGGTCTGCCAGGTCTGACGGTAATGCGTTCGATCTCGAAGTTTGGGCTCTCTCAGGTCGTGGTGACGTTTGAAGACGGGGTCGACATCTATTTCGCTCGGCAATTGATCAACGAGCGATTGAGTACAGTTGAATTACCGGTAGGCATTAGTCGTCCCCAAATGGGGCCAGTTTCTACTGGCCTGGGGGAAGTCTTTCACTATGTGTTGACCTATGAGGGAGTCGACTTTTCCAAGGTTGGTGACCAGGAACGTGTTGACCGGCTGACTGAATTGCGAACGCTCCACGATTGGGTCGTTAAGCCTCAGCTGCGCTCCGTGCCAGGGGTCGCTGAAGTGAATAGCTGGGGCGGCTACGAGAAGCAGTACCAGGTTCGCCTCGATCCCGATCGCCTGCTCAAGCACGGCCTGACCTACGAAGAGGTCGCAGATGCCATTCGCGCGAACAACGAGAACGTTGGCGGTGGTACCATCACCGATGGCAGCGAAATGCTGTTGGTGCACGGGATCGGCCGAACGGTCAACGTTGACCAGATCAGGAATATTGTCATCAAGGCCAAAGATGGTGTCCCCATTCAGATCAGCGACGTTGCCGAAGTCAAAATCGGCCACGAGATTCGTCGCGGTACCGTCACCGCTGACGGTCAAGGAGAAGCGGTACTTGGTCTCGGCTTCATGCTCATGGGCGAGAACAGCCACCAGGTCACCTGGGCATTGAAGAATAAGCTGGATCAAGTTCGTAGCACACTTCCAGCGGGGGTAACCATCAAGACCGTCTACGATCGGACAGAGTTGGTCGACCATGTCATTCACACCGTGCAGAAGAACCTGTTCGAGGGCGGCCTGTTGGTGGTTGCGGTGCTGTTCATTTTCCTGGGCAATCTACGTGCCGGGTTCATCGTTGCGTTAGCGATTCCCCTGTCGATGCTCTTTGCATTTTCCGGGATGCTTCAAGTCGGAATCGCTGCCAGCTTGCTCAGCCTCGGAGCAATCGACTTCGGCCTCGTGGTCGATAGCTCGGTCGTGATGATTGAAAACTGCGTTCGGCATTTGTCTCATGATAACCAGGGACGAAGCCGCCTGGAGATTATCCGCGACGCGGCGATCGAAGTTCGTAAGCCAACCATGTTTGGCGAACTAATCATCATGATTGTCTACCTGCCGATCCTGACGCTCGAAGGGGTCGAAGGGAAGCTCTTCCGCCCGATGGCCATGACCGTCATTATGGCCTTGGCCGGCTCGATGATCTTGTCTTTGACGCTAATGCCGGTCCTGGCGAGCTTTCTCCTTCCCCACAACATCAAAGAAAAAGAACCGATTCTCATTCGCTGGCTCAAACGGCTTTATGCCCCCGTGCTGCGGTTCACGATGCATAACAAGTTTGTCGTGATTGGTTCAGCCGTTTGCATCTTCGTGGCGGTGTTCGGGCTAATTGCCCCCAACTTAGGTTCAGAGTTTGTACCGCGGCTGTCGGAAGGGGCGATCACGCTCAATGTCGTCCGCCTGGCGGGCACCGATCTGGAAGAATCGATCCGGTATAACACGCAGATGGAAAAGGTCCTGCTGGAAAAGTTCCCCGATGAGATCGCTCACGTCTGGAGTCGTGTCGGTACGGCGGAGGTTGCAACTGACCCGATGGGAACGGAACTGACGGACCTTTTCATTACACTCCATCCACGTAAAGACTGGACGCAGGCCGAAACGCAGGAAGAGTTGACGATCCTCGTGCAGGAAGAACTGCGGGATCTGCCGGGACCGCGCCTAGCGATGTCGCAGCCAATTGAAATGCGGATGAATGAGATGATCTCAGGCGTCCGAGCCGATGTTGCCGCCATCCTTTACGGGGACGACCTTGACCTGATGGTCAGCAAGGCCGCGGAGATCGAGCAAGTCCTAAAGACAATCGATGGGGCGTCAGACGTCAAGGTGGAACAGGTGACTGGACAACCGGTCCTGGAGATCAAAATCAAGCAGGATCAAGTTGCCAGGTACGGCGTGCCAGCCAGTCATGTGATGAACTTGGTTCGCTCACTGGGAAGTCACCATGTAGGGGAAGTTTATGAAGGGCAATTGCGATTTCCCTTGATCATTCGTCTCCCGGAAAAGGCACGGGCCGATCCTAAAGCCATCTCCGATATTTTGGTTGCCACCTCAACCGGGCAAAGAATTCCGCTCTCAAGACTAGCATCCGTAGAGCGAGTCGAAGAGCCGAATACGATCAAACGGGAATGGTATCAACGGCGGATCACAATTGAGTCGAATGTCCGTGGACGCGACATGGGTAGTTTTGTCGCCGAAGCACGGCAGGCAGTCGCCGAGCAGATTGCTTTGCCGCCTGGACGCTACCGCGTTGAGTGGGGCGGTCAATTCGAGAATCTTCAACGTGCTCAGAAACGATTGATGATCGTGGTGCCTATCGCACTACTGATGATCTTCGCACTGCTTTATATGACCTATCGAAATTGGATCGATTCGTTGCGAGTATTCACCGGGGTACCGTTTGCCTGGATCGGTGGAGTAATCGCCTTGTGGATTCGAGATATGCCTTTTTCCATCTCGGCGGCAGTTGGCTTTATCGCCCTTTCAGGCGTCGCCGTGTTGGACGACATGTTGCTCGTATCAACCATTCGGCAACTGCGACGACGGGGAAGAAGTTTGGACGAAGCCGTGGAAGAAGCGGCAATGACGCGTTTACGTCCCATCCTCATGACAACGCTGGTCGCCAGCTTAGGCTTCGTGCCGATGGCCTTCAGTACGGGTATGGGGGCAGAGGTGCAGCGACCTTTAGCAACGGTGGTGATCGGTGGCGTTTGTAGTGCCATGATCATGAGTCTGTTGGTCCTGCGTGTCCTCTATGTGGTCTTCAACCTTCCGGCCGAGAAATTGAGTTCGGACGGAGATGGGGACGACGATCATGGAGAGTTTGAATCTGAACAACCGACGCCGCCTGGTTCTGGGCACGTGCCCGAGACTGCTTCGGTTTAA
- a CDS encoding efflux RND transporter periplasmic adaptor subunit — protein MSQSVIDTQQSSAGSGQGHLGASSTATAKQAQSRSFLQRVWTFALGSIGPFLVLLAFAGIFAFGHHYDWKMPKFAELTGQSEPVVADWCDEHGVPESICVECDETLMPKTPDFGWCSKHGIHNCVLDHPELAQLSDPPSISTEDKVRAELAMTMPVSKVNNSGCSTYTKRIQFASVDAVAQAGVDVELVERRPIEQSVSGSGEILYDPTRTASFASRTSGSVWGVEKNVGDQVQKGDVLALVEAEQVGALKSSLIRALAEQSLQRQNVKRLNIAKEAVAGVRLLEADADLAKAEAEVLSITQSLENLGLSVDIQSLAQLSEREAFEQLRFLGIPQELTSRVKSQGSTANLLPVRSSISGVVVERNVTQGEVVDTHRALFRVADTSQMWLMLDIPLEDLENVKTGQPVRFHADGSSHEVLGRVDWISTGADAQTRMVKIRAVLPNPDGRLRDKTYGTGEIILREEPNAIAIPSESAHWEGCCRIVFVRDKHYFDSPDSPKVFHVRSVRLGASHNGFTEVVAGVLPGEVVATSGSDVLRAQLLKNGLGAGCCVEE, from the coding sequence ATGAGCCAATCCGTAATCGACACTCAACAATCTAGTGCAGGGAGCGGACAAGGGCATCTCGGTGCTTCCAGTACCGCAACTGCTAAGCAAGCGCAATCAAGATCTTTCCTGCAAAGAGTCTGGACATTCGCGCTAGGCAGCATTGGTCCGTTCTTGGTGCTGTTGGCCTTCGCAGGCATCTTTGCCTTTGGTCACCATTACGACTGGAAGATGCCAAAGTTTGCCGAGCTGACCGGCCAATCCGAACCCGTTGTCGCAGACTGGTGTGACGAACACGGTGTCCCGGAATCGATCTGCGTCGAGTGCGATGAAACTCTCATGCCTAAGACGCCAGATTTCGGTTGGTGCTCGAAACATGGCATTCATAACTGCGTACTCGATCACCCCGAATTGGCCCAACTGAGCGATCCACCGTCCATTTCAACCGAGGATAAGGTGCGGGCAGAACTGGCAATGACAATGCCAGTTTCCAAAGTAAATAACAGCGGCTGTTCCACTTATACAAAGCGAATTCAGTTCGCCTCGGTAGATGCCGTTGCTCAGGCAGGCGTTGATGTCGAATTGGTCGAACGTCGTCCCATCGAGCAATCGGTCTCGGGAAGCGGAGAGATTCTCTACGACCCGACTCGTACGGCCAGCTTCGCTTCGCGTACGTCCGGTAGCGTTTGGGGCGTCGAGAAAAATGTTGGCGATCAGGTGCAAAAGGGAGATGTTCTGGCCCTGGTCGAGGCCGAACAAGTCGGTGCACTCAAGTCGAGCCTTATCCGTGCCCTGGCAGAACAATCCCTTCAGCGTCAGAACGTTAAGCGACTGAATATCGCCAAAGAAGCCGTAGCAGGCGTTCGGCTCTTGGAGGCGGACGCAGACTTGGCAAAGGCCGAAGCGGAAGTCTTGAGCATTACTCAGTCCTTGGAAAACCTGGGACTGTCGGTCGATATTCAGTCTTTGGCTCAGCTATCCGAACGCGAGGCGTTCGAGCAGCTTCGCTTTCTCGGAATTCCGCAGGAACTCACGTCGCGTGTGAAGTCTCAAGGTTCGACTGCCAACCTATTGCCGGTTCGGTCGTCAATCTCTGGAGTGGTTGTCGAGCGAAATGTAACCCAAGGAGAAGTCGTCGACACGCACCGTGCCCTTTTCCGCGTGGCCGATACGAGCCAAATGTGGCTGATGCTGGATATTCCTTTGGAGGATCTGGAAAACGTGAAGACGGGTCAGCCAGTTCGCTTTCATGCCGATGGTAGTTCCCACGAAGTATTAGGCCGTGTTGACTGGATCAGTACGGGTGCCGACGCACAGACTCGCATGGTTAAGATCAGAGCTGTACTTCCTAATCCAGATGGTCGACTGCGAGACAAAACATATGGCACTGGCGAGATCATATTGCGTGAGGAACCTAATGCGATCGCGATTCCTTCTGAGTCAGCTCACTGGGAAGGCTGCTGCCGAATCGTATTCGTACGAGACAAGCACTATTTTGATAGCCCTGATAGCCCCAAAGTCTTTCATGTTCGATCCGTACGTCTGGGAGCATCGCACAACGGCTTCACGGAAGTGGTTGCTGGTGTTTTGCCGGGCGAAGTGGTCGCCACGTCCGGCAGCGATGTGTTGCGAGCCCAACTGCTGAAAAACGGTTTGGGTGCTGGCTGCTGCGTGGAAGAATAA